In the bacterium genome, one interval contains:
- a CDS encoding chemotaxis protein CheA produces the protein MPTLEQIAAEVVLLSPEDSTGRVHLEKMLRGVAQSEEFVEPVRDLAWQAIATVQSLMQSKDPDSCLKTLNRLLDQMILAETAPAVTVPAEAAPVPEAPPVADESLVADFLGKQDSVLAEFEAHCLAYENGDTDGLSAVKRQIHTWKGEASVLLLHDLATMLHAVEDELESTSLEPKPLGENLLFLADQIKIYFGARRSAADAGINAETILAKFRPAAAPATATVDIPAPVAAAVGQVFEMPAEIDMDLLHEFCNESEEHFQQAEQALMTLEADPSDKEAVNVVFRAFHTVKGTSGFVGLGCVTELAHKAETFFDRLRKGTLVMQGVYTDLAFEALDMLKGILRGTQGAIESGRLPLPPLYADLLKRLEHVGTAPASAAVPAAAVIERAPAAQASDAASGSAETSGEAVESKAADGARGKRTGQAESDGSVKVSTGRLDNMINMVGELVIAQSMVSQDPVIQNGTDQRLIRNVSQLNKITRSLQELALSMRMVSVKATFQKMARLVRDLARKANKEILFETEGEDTELDRNMVEAIADPLVHMVRNAADHGLETPDDRVKAGKPRQGIIRLRAAHEGGSVLITLTDDGRGLNKQKILAKAIERGIVEPNAQLSDSEIHNLIFMPGFSTADKITDVSGRGVGMDVVRTNVEALRGTVEISSKPGEGSVFSVRLPLTLAIIDGMVIRAGSERFILPIISITETFRPRPEDLSTVQGQTELVLLRGDLIPVCRLERAFHIADAGRELTESILVVIEHKGRRLALMVDELLGQQQVVIKSLGSTFGNVAGVSGGAILGDGRISLILDVDGLMRLSSGANRVL, from the coding sequence TTGCCGACCCTGGAACAGATCGCGGCTGAAGTTGTCTTGTTGTCCCCGGAGGACAGCACGGGACGCGTACATCTCGAAAAGATGCTGCGCGGCGTCGCTCAGTCGGAAGAGTTTGTTGAGCCGGTGCGCGACCTTGCCTGGCAGGCCATCGCCACCGTGCAGAGTCTGATGCAGTCCAAGGACCCGGATAGCTGTCTGAAGACGTTGAATCGTCTGCTGGACCAGATGATCCTGGCTGAAACGGCTCCTGCGGTCACCGTGCCTGCGGAGGCCGCTCCTGTGCCCGAAGCTCCACCGGTCGCGGATGAGTCCCTGGTAGCCGATTTCCTCGGCAAGCAGGATTCCGTGCTGGCCGAATTTGAAGCCCATTGCCTCGCCTATGAAAACGGCGATACCGACGGGCTCTCTGCCGTAAAACGGCAGATCCATACCTGGAAAGGCGAAGCCAGCGTTCTGCTGCTGCATGATTTGGCCACGATGCTGCACGCGGTGGAAGACGAACTGGAATCCACATCCCTTGAGCCCAAACCTCTCGGTGAGAATCTGCTCTTTCTCGCCGATCAGATCAAAATCTATTTTGGAGCCCGGCGCAGCGCCGCTGACGCTGGCATCAATGCCGAAACCATTCTGGCCAAATTTCGGCCCGCGGCCGCTCCGGCGACCGCCACGGTGGATATACCGGCGCCGGTAGCGGCAGCCGTCGGACAGGTCTTTGAGATGCCTGCCGAAATTGATATGGATCTGCTCCACGAATTCTGCAACGAGTCCGAAGAACATTTCCAGCAGGCCGAACAGGCGCTGATGACGCTCGAGGCTGATCCGTCGGATAAGGAAGCGGTGAACGTCGTGTTCCGCGCGTTCCATACCGTCAAGGGCACCTCGGGTTTTGTCGGTCTCGGCTGCGTAACGGAACTGGCCCATAAGGCCGAGACCTTCTTCGACCGGCTCCGCAAGGGCACACTGGTGATGCAGGGTGTCTATACCGATCTGGCCTTTGAAGCCCTCGATATGCTCAAGGGCATTTTGCGCGGCACCCAAGGGGCCATCGAGAGTGGCCGTCTGCCCTTGCCTCCGCTCTATGCGGATCTGCTTAAGCGACTGGAGCACGTCGGCACGGCTCCCGCTTCGGCGGCCGTCCCCGCCGCGGCGGTGATCGAACGCGCTCCCGCGGCGCAAGCCTCAGATGCGGCCTCGGGTTCGGCGGAGACCTCGGGCGAAGCGGTGGAAAGCAAAGCCGCCGATGGCGCGCGCGGAAAACGCACCGGACAGGCGGAGAGCGATGGCTCGGTGAAGGTGAGCACCGGACGGCTCGACAATATGATCAATATGGTCGGCGAGCTGGTGATCGCCCAATCGATGGTCAGTCAGGATCCCGTCATACAAAACGGTACGGACCAGCGGCTCATCCGCAATGTCTCGCAGCTCAACAAAATCACACGCTCGCTGCAGGAACTGGCGCTCTCCATGCGCATGGTCTCGGTCAAGGCCACCTTCCAGAAGATGGCACGCCTCGTGCGAGACCTGGCCCGCAAGGCCAACAAGGAAATTCTCTTCGAGACCGAAGGCGAAGACACCGAACTGGACCGCAACATGGTGGAGGCGATTGCCGACCCGCTGGTTCATATGGTGCGCAATGCCGCCGATCATGGCCTCGAGACCCCGGACGACCGCGTCAAAGCCGGCAAGCCGCGCCAGGGAATCATCCGGCTGCGCGCCGCCCATGAAGGCGGATCGGTGCTGATCACCCTCACCGATGATGGCCGCGGCTTGAACAAGCAGAAGATTCTGGCCAAGGCTATCGAGCGCGGCATCGTGGAACCCAATGCCCAGCTCTCAGACTCGGAAATTCACAATCTGATCTTCATGCCCGGCTTTTCCACAGCGGACAAGATCACCGACGTATCCGGTCGCGGCGTGGGCATGGACGTGGTACGCACCAACGTGGAAGCGCTGCGCGGCACGGTGGAGATCTCCTCCAAGCCGGGAGAAGGCAGTGTCTTCAGCGTACGCTTGCCGCTGACGCTGGCTATCATCGACGGCATGGTGATCCGCGCGGGCAGTGAGCGCTTCATTCTGCCGATCATCTCGATTACGGAGACCTTCCGCCCGCGGCCCGAAGACCTCAGCACGGTGCAGGGACAGACCGAACTGGTCCTGCTGCGCGGCGACCTGATTCCTGTCTGCCGCCTTGAGCGGGCGTTCCACATCGCCGATGCGGGCCGTGAACTGACCGAGAGTATTCTCGTGGTCATCGAACACAAGGGCCGCCGGCTTGCACTGATGGTGGACGAGCTGCTCGGTCAGCAGCAGGTCGTGATCAAAAGCCTGGGCTCGACGTTCGGCAATGTTGCCGGCGTCAGCGGCGGCGCCATTCTGGGCGATGGCCGTATCAGCCTGATTCTGGATGTGGACGGCCTGATGCGCCTCAGCAGCGGCGCCAACCGCGTACTCTAA
- a CDS encoding protein-glutamate O-methyltransferase, with product MSSTPPEILAPVSLSDSDYKKVTQIVHELSGIHLHEGKRELVVARLGKRIRQLGMKSVGDYLKYVREEQTQGELVTMLDALSTNLTAFWRESQHFDYVVKTTLPRLSERARRTEDNKIRVWSAGCSSGEEPYGLTMLMLHHLDRPERYDIRVLATDLSTKVLGIARGATYSSERVKPIPSDIRQKYIQEVRAAYGAQYRVRPEVTAHVTFARLNLMETWPMKGPMDFIFCRNVMIYFDKPTQARLVNRFYDLLRPGGTLFVGHSESLTGVENHFRYVRPTIYEKP from the coding sequence ATGTCCTCGACACCCCCGGAAATCCTCGCCCCGGTCTCGCTCAGTGACAGTGACTATAAAAAAGTCACGCAGATCGTCCACGAATTGTCCGGCATTCACCTGCATGAAGGCAAGCGTGAACTGGTCGTGGCAAGGCTGGGAAAACGGATCCGCCAGCTCGGCATGAAGAGCGTCGGCGACTATTTGAAATATGTGCGCGAGGAGCAGACGCAGGGTGAACTGGTCACGATGCTCGATGCGCTCTCCACCAACCTTACCGCCTTCTGGCGGGAATCCCAGCACTTCGATTATGTCGTCAAGACCACCTTGCCGCGTCTGAGCGAACGCGCCCGCCGCACAGAAGATAACAAGATCCGCGTGTGGAGCGCCGGCTGCTCTTCGGGGGAAGAGCCTTACGGCCTGACGATGCTGATGCTGCATCATCTGGACCGGCCCGAGCGCTACGACATCCGGGTACTGGCGACCGATCTGTCAACCAAAGTGCTGGGCATCGCCCGCGGCGCCACCTATTCGTCCGAGCGTGTCAAGCCGATTCCGTCCGATATCCGGCAGAAATACATACAGGAAGTCCGGGCGGCGTACGGCGCGCAGTACCGCGTGCGTCCGGAAGTGACGGCCCATGTGACCTTCGCGCGGCTGAATCTGATGGAAACCTGGCCGATGAAGGGCCCGATGGACTTCATCTTCTGCCGTAATGTAATGATCTATTTTGACAAGCCGACCCAGGCGCGGCTTGTGAACCGGTTTTATGATTTGCTTCGCCCCGGCGGCACGCTGTTTGTCGGTCATTCGGAAAGTCTGACCGGCGTGGAAAACCACTTTCGCTACGTCAGACCTACTATTTACGAGAAGCCGTGA
- a CDS encoding chemotaxis protein CheD translates to MNLSTLNAKRIIVGVGDMKLSNRAGEILVTHALGSCIGITIYDPVAVVGGLLHFMLPDSAVNPQRAQENPWMFANVAIPLFFKKAYELGASKPHLIVKVAGGAQFLDDKDFFAIGKRNHTMMRKIFWQNGVLIKGEHVGGTVSRTLFLEVGTGKVWFSSGGEDYEL, encoded by the coding sequence GTGAATTTATCCACTTTAAACGCAAAGCGGATCATCGTCGGCGTGGGCGACATGAAACTTTCCAACCGTGCCGGGGAGATTCTGGTCACACACGCTCTCGGCTCCTGCATCGGAATCACCATCTATGATCCCGTGGCGGTGGTCGGCGGTCTGCTGCATTTTATGCTGCCCGATTCGGCGGTGAATCCGCAGCGCGCGCAGGAGAACCCCTGGATGTTCGCCAATGTGGCCATCCCGCTTTTCTTCAAGAAAGCCTATGAACTGGGCGCCAGCAAGCCGCACCTGATTGTCAAGGTCGCTGGCGGCGCGCAGTTCCTCGATGATAAGGATTTCTTCGCCATCGGCAAGCGCAATCACACCATGATGCGCAAGATTTTCTGGCAGAACGGCGTGCTGATCAAGGGAGAACACGTGGGCGGCACAGTGTCGCGCACTCTCTTTTTGGAAGTCGGCACCGGAAAGGTCTGGTTTAGCAGCGGCGGAGAGGATTACGAACTATGA
- a CDS encoding HDOD domain-containing protein, protein MISLADLSNEIDHLEPIPSSQPLLAQALSDPNADMQEFVKVIEYDPALTANALRLANSAYYSPGVAVNTVREAVIRLGAGRILQQSVGRSVRGKLTQSCPGYSLEEDELWRHSVAAAVAADLLPRHAKTSIHPVAFTAALLHDIGKLVLSRHLNDELKQDIFAVAKQRGISYVEAERAVLGFDHAQVGGVIARRWKFPDALATAIAYHHRPRESSENSALDAVHVANAVAKIIGVGMGSEEMNLLVDSGSARAIGLTPASFESLCAAAAHDLPSVIALYEDEAHGL, encoded by the coding sequence ATGATCTCACTGGCGGACCTTTCCAACGAGATTGATCATCTCGAACCGATCCCTTCATCCCAGCCTTTGCTGGCGCAGGCGCTTTCCGACCCGAACGCGGACATGCAGGAATTCGTCAAAGTGATCGAATATGATCCGGCCCTGACGGCCAATGCCCTGCGGCTGGCCAACTCGGCGTATTACTCGCCGGGCGTGGCCGTAAACACGGTGCGCGAGGCCGTCATCCGGCTCGGCGCGGGGCGCATTCTGCAGCAATCGGTGGGACGCAGCGTGCGCGGCAAGCTCACGCAGTCCTGTCCCGGCTACAGCCTCGAGGAAGACGAGCTGTGGCGGCACTCGGTGGCGGCCGCTGTGGCGGCGGACCTTCTGCCGCGTCACGCAAAGACCAGTATTCATCCCGTGGCTTTCACCGCCGCGCTGCTGCACGACATCGGAAAACTGGTGCTCTCCCGCCATCTCAACGATGAATTGAAGCAGGATATTTTCGCCGTCGCAAAGCAGCGGGGAATCTCCTATGTGGAAGCCGAGCGCGCGGTCCTGGGATTCGATCATGCGCAGGTCGGGGGCGTCATCGCGCGGCGCTGGAAATTTCCCGACGCCCTCGCGACGGCCATCGCCTACCACCATCGCCCGCGGGAAAGCAGTGAAAACAGCGCCCTCGACGCCGTGCATGTAGCCAATGCGGTTGCCAAAATCATCGGCGTGGGCATGGGCAGTGAGGAAATGAATCTGCTGGTGGACAGCGGCTCGGCCCGCGCTATCGGACTGACTCCCGCAAGTTTTGAGTCGCTCTGCGCCGCCGCGGCGCATGATCTGCCGTCGGTCATCGCATTATATGAGGATGAGGCACATGGCCTATAA
- a CDS encoding response regulator — protein MAYNILIVDDSGVTREVLTRTLRLCGMPLGEVYQAANGAEALKVLEEKWADMVFTDINMPVMDGMQFIAELQKRDDWQQLPVVVVSTEGSSSRVEELEKIGISGYIRKPFTPEQVAEMIGKVMGEKPHV, from the coding sequence ATGGCCTATAACATTCTGATCGTGGACGACTCGGGCGTCACCCGGGAAGTGCTGACGCGGACCTTGCGGCTCTGCGGCATGCCGCTCGGTGAAGTCTATCAGGCCGCCAACGGCGCCGAGGCTCTGAAGGTGCTCGAGGAGAAATGGGCGGACATGGTCTTCACCGACATCAATATGCCCGTAATGGACGGCATGCAGTTCATTGCCGAACTCCAGAAACGCGACGACTGGCAGCAGCTTCCGGTGGTAGTGGTCTCCACCGAAGGCAGCAGCAGCCGGGTCGAGGAGCTGGAGAAGATCGGCATCAGCGGCTATATCCGCAAGCCGTTCACCCCCGAACAGGTCGCCGAAATGATTGGCAAAGTGATGGGAGAAAAGCCTCATGTCTGA
- a CDS encoding chemotaxis protein CheX, producing MSEPLNDAASAAVIHVLETAAFMTVWPWQEADGDLQPPDTTASMTFAGPTTGILRLSVATDVLPLLTQNILGELEPGDSAEEKGRDALKEMLNMICGNLLTAWQGEAPVFNLSPPEIVDVTALAAATEQAAARIPFNLENTLAVLEVQENKI from the coding sequence ATGTCTGAACCGCTGAATGACGCCGCCAGCGCGGCCGTAATCCACGTGCTGGAAACCGCCGCCTTCATGACCGTCTGGCCCTGGCAGGAGGCCGACGGCGACTTGCAGCCGCCGGACACTACCGCCAGCATGACCTTTGCCGGACCAACGACAGGCATTTTGAGACTGAGCGTCGCTACGGACGTGCTGCCGCTGCTCACGCAGAATATTCTCGGCGAACTGGAACCCGGCGACTCCGCCGAGGAAAAGGGCCGCGATGCGCTGAAGGAAATGCTGAATATGATCTGCGGCAATCTGCTCACCGCCTGGCAAGGCGAAGCGCCGGTGTTCAACCTCAGCCCGCCGGAGATCGTGGATGTGACGGCGCTTGCCGCCGCGACCGAACAGGCCGCGGCGCGGATTCCATTCAATTTAGAAAATACTCTCGCCGTCCTGGAAGTACAGGAAAACAAAATCTGA